Proteins encoded by one window of Microcoleus sp. FACHB-68:
- a CDS encoding bifunctional diguanylate cyclase/phosphodiesterase, whose product MSNNKIPCIRFTIEKVEESGETARLFSFAPMTWEIQGQRMGKGENKNYPGILEFSSLASLHSWQAHEKGSQYIAEQVPMKLWVSGLYQLDIVFYKLWLQFTDRIFQKQLGKSCRLDMDAGDLQNYLESYWPAFQTHKIFKRKDCRHEDNCLLLNADVIWLSAKGQLVDHAAACTTSRPETGIWLNQTGAQIEYGGNDADLAQNPAEVKHFLPNLNKFYTIEKPLLTPAGQTRNLSEPVTYITECDQTEAAMKKANKELKPTVDELATPLSPPEDGILRKANEQLQLEIAEREWTAKALRTSEAELRLILAAIPDVIVVFNARGRYLKIAPTNPALLYKPATELIGRELHEVFEPSQAELFLSYIHLALETGQMINVEYSLLMRESGRAQGQVPTRWFAASISPMQADTVIWVARDITERKAAEEALREERNFVTTVLDTAGALVVVLDPQGRIIRFNRCCEQTTEYSAPEVEGRLLWDLLLLPEEVEPAVAVFQELQTNQGPHQYENYWVTKSGNRRLIAWTNTVLPDSDGSIKYIIATGIDITERQRAQAALREAKEQLEMRVEERTAALRESNDQLVVEIVERKRAEKELRQHKEHLQELVKERTAELEQAVGQLRQEIMERQCVEQALFQEKELAQITLHSICDAVITTNALGYITSLNPAAQRLTGWSAQEAIGLSVSEVFRIVHEITREPVDNPVEAALRGNRIGELANPTLLIAKDGTELAIDESVAPILASAGQIIGAVLVFHDVTEERALARQLSWQASHDALTGLINRREFEQHLKRALLIAQTQNQQHALCYLDLDRFKIVNDTCGHVAGDELLRQISTLLQAGVRKTDSLARLGGDEFAVLLHQCPLEQARRIANSLRESIQAFRFIWEDKVFSIGASIGLVAINTESCSLTHVLNAADGACYAAKEQGRNRVHVHQSDETELAQQHSQMQWVSRITQGFEENRFRLFFQSIIPITDGSFNREHYEVLLRLEDEAGNLVSPMAFIPAAERYNIMHTIDRWVIRTLFAHLSTRNNQLAAGTPQQPAGRRQRLYGINLSGATLNDDQFHDFLQEQFALHEVPPHVLCFEIPETVALANLTKVAQFIHTFKKLGCYFALDDFGSGTSSFAYLKNLPVDYLKIDGSFVQNVVDNPLDFAMIEAINRIAHVMGLQTIAEFVENDEILMKLRTLGVDYAQGYGIARPHPCHF is encoded by the coding sequence TTGAGCAATAACAAAATTCCTTGTATTCGCTTTACGATTGAGAAGGTGGAAGAAAGTGGGGAAACGGCAAGATTGTTCAGCTTTGCGCCCATGACTTGGGAAATTCAAGGACAAAGAATGGGGAAGGGAGAAAATAAAAACTATCCGGGGATCTTAGAGTTTTCCTCGCTGGCTTCGTTACACTCCTGGCAAGCCCATGAAAAAGGCTCCCAGTATATTGCCGAGCAAGTGCCAATGAAATTATGGGTTTCTGGGCTATATCAGCTTGATATCGTTTTTTATAAACTTTGGTTACAATTTACAGACAGAATCTTTCAAAAACAACTGGGCAAGAGCTGCCGGCTAGACATGGATGCTGGGGATTTACAGAACTACTTAGAAAGTTACTGGCCAGCCTTCCAAACTCACAAAATTTTTAAAAGGAAAGATTGCCGGCATGAGGATAATTGTTTGTTGTTAAATGCCGATGTCATCTGGTTGAGTGCGAAAGGTCAGTTAGTGGATCATGCCGCTGCCTGCACCACAAGCAGGCCAGAAACTGGTATCTGGCTCAACCAAACAGGTGCCCAAATTGAGTACGGTGGTAACGATGCCGATTTGGCTCAAAACCCAGCAGAAGTCAAGCACTTTTTGCCTAACCTGAATAAGTTTTACACAATAGAAAAGCCCCTGCTGACACCGGCAGGCCAAACTCGCAATCTCTCGGAACCCGTCACATACATTACTGAATGCGATCAGACAGAAGCAGCTATGAAGAAGGCCAATAAGGAGCTAAAACCTACTGTAGATGAGCTTGCCACCCCCCTATCACCCCCGGAAGACGGCATACTCAGGAAAGCGAATGAGCAACTGCAACTTGAGATTGCTGAACGGGAATGGACGGCAAAAGCACTGCGGACTTCAGAGGCTGAACTTCGCCTCATATTAGCGGCAATCCCCGATGTCATCGTCGTTTTCAACGCGCGAGGACGCTATCTTAAAATTGCGCCCACAAATCCCGCACTTTTGTACAAACCGGCAACTGAGCTAATTGGTCGAGAACTGCATGAGGTTTTTGAGCCATCCCAAGCTGAACTGTTTCTCAGCTATATCCATTTGGCTTTAGAAACTGGGCAGATGATTAATGTTGAGTACAGCCTGCTCATGAGAGAGTCGGGAAGGGCGCAGGGACAAGTGCCCACGCGATGGTTTGCCGCTAGCATTTCGCCGATGCAGGCAGACACCGTGATTTGGGTAGCACGAGATATTACGGAACGTAAAGCCGCTGAAGAAGCCCTACGAGAAGAGCGTAACTTTGTTACAACCGTGTTGGATACCGCCGGCGCTTTAGTCGTGGTTCTTGACCCACAGGGGCGAATTATTCGCTTTAATCGATGCTGTGAGCAAACCACCGAATACTCAGCGCCGGAAGTAGAAGGCCGGCTGCTGTGGGATTTGTTGCTGCTGCCTGAAGAGGTTGAGCCGGCGGTTGCGGTTTTTCAAGAACTGCAAACGAACCAGGGTCCCCACCAATATGAAAATTATTGGGTGACAAAAAGTGGAAATCGCCGGCTCATTGCTTGGACAAATACCGTGCTTCCCGACTCAGACGGGTCAATCAAATATATCATCGCCACCGGCATCGACATTACCGAACGCCAACGGGCACAAGCCGCACTCAGAGAGGCAAAGGAACAGCTGGAAATGCGAGTCGAGGAACGCACTGCGGCGTTAAGAGAGTCTAACGACCAGTTGGTTGTGGAAATTGTAGAGCGCAAACGGGCAGAAAAAGAGCTGCGCCAGCATAAGGAACACCTGCAAGAACTGGTGAAAGAACGCACTGCCGAACTCGAACAAGCGGTTGGACAACTGCGCCAGGAAATCATGGAACGCCAATGTGTTGAACAAGCGCTGTTTCAAGAAAAAGAACTGGCTCAGATCACGCTGCACTCTATTTGCGATGCGGTAATTACCACGAATGCTTTAGGGTATATTACCTCTCTCAATCCCGCAGCCCAAAGATTAACCGGCTGGTCGGCTCAAGAAGCCATTGGATTGTCGGTAAGCGAGGTGTTTCGCATTGTTCATGAAATCACCCGTGAGCCGGTGGACAACCCGGTAGAAGCCGCCCTGCGTGGCAACCGCATTGGAGAACTGGCTAACCCAACCCTCCTGATTGCCAAGGACGGCACAGAGTTGGCCATTGATGAATCGGTTGCACCCATTCTCGCCAGTGCCGGTCAAATTATCGGTGCGGTGCTGGTGTTTCATGATGTCACCGAAGAACGCGCCCTTGCGCGTCAGCTATCCTGGCAAGCGAGTCATGATGCTTTAACCGGCTTAATCAACCGGCGCGAATTTGAACAACATTTGAAACGGGCTTTGCTGATTGCTCAGACGCAAAACCAACAGCACGCACTTTGTTATCTGGATCTTGATCGGTTCAAGATTGTTAATGATACTTGCGGTCATGTGGCTGGCGATGAACTGCTGCGTCAAATTAGCACCCTTCTACAAGCCGGTGTGCGTAAAACGGATAGTCTTGCTCGTCTTGGCGGCGATGAATTTGCCGTGCTGCTTCATCAATGTCCCTTAGAACAAGCGCGGCGAATTGCAAATTCGCTCCGTGAAAGTATTCAGGCATTTCGTTTTATTTGGGAAGATAAAGTTTTTAGTATTGGTGCCAGTATTGGCTTGGTTGCAATTAATACCGAAAGTTGTAGTTTAACTCATGTATTAAATGCCGCCGATGGGGCTTGTTATGCCGCTAAAGAACAAGGGCGAAATCGAGTGCACGTTCATCAGAGTGATGAAACCGAATTGGCGCAGCAGCACAGCCAAATGCAATGGGTTTCCCGGATTACCCAAGGGTTTGAAGAAAATCGCTTTCGTCTTTTTTTCCAATCAATTATTCCAATTACAGATGGCTCGTTTAACAGAGAGCATTATGAAGTCTTGTTGCGCCTTGAAGATGAAGCCGGCAATCTGGTTTCGCCAATGGCGTTTATTCCCGCAGCGGAACGCTACAACATCATGCACACGATTGATCGTTGGGTGATTCGCACACTATTTGCTCACCTGTCAACGCGGAATAATCAGTTGGCTGCCGGCACCCCTCAACAGCCAGCCGGTCGCCGACAAAGGCTGTATGGCATTAATCTTTCTGGTGCCACTCTTAACGATGACCAGTTCCATGATTTTCTGCAAGAGCAATTCGCTTTGCATGAAGTTCCGCCTCACGTTCTTTGTTTTGAAATTCCCGAAACAGTTGCCCTGGCTAATTTAACCAAAGTTGCTCAGTTCATCCACACTTTTAAGAAATTGGGCTGTTATTTTGCTTTGGATGATTTTGGCAGTGGCACGTCTTCTTTTGCTTATTTAAAAAACCTGCCGGTGGATTATCTTAAAATTGATGGTAGTTTTGTGCAGAATGTTGTGGATAACCCACTCGACTTTGCGATGATCGAGGCGATTAACCGCATCGCTCATGTCATGGGGTTACAAACGATTGCTGAGTTTGTGGAAAATGATGAGATCCTCATGAAGCTGCGGACGCTGGGAGTCGATTACGCCCAAGGCTATGGAATTGCTAGGCCACATCCCTGTCATTTTTAA